GTGCTGAGCATTGCAGGCCCCAGTGCCCGGCTGGCGCAATCGCGCCTGCCGGAACTGGCGACGCTGCTGCTGGCGGCGGTGGACGAGCTGTCGGCGGCCAGCCAGGCCAGCGAGCTGTTCGCCTGAAGCGGTGCCCGTGCTTTTGTGGTCGATAACCGCACAGTCTGTGCAGGTGGCGCTTCTGTAAAGCTGACCCGCGTTCTAAATTGTTGAATATGGATTCTGGAACCGTGTTCCGAAATCCATACACGACAATAACGACAAGAGGACAGTCCGTTGAACTCACCGCTTCGTATCGCCCTGATTGGCGCCGGTATCATGGGCCGCCAGCATTACCAGCACCTGCGCCAGGTACCGCAAGCCCAACTGTGCGCAGTGGCCGACCCTGGCCCGCAGGCTGAGGCCTTCGCCGCCGAATGCGGGGTGGCTTATTACGCTGATCATCGCCAGATGCTGACCCACGTCAAACCCGAGGCGGTGATTGTCGCCAACCCCAACAACCTGCATGTGGCCACTGCACTGGATTGCATCGAGGCCGGTGTGCCGGTGTTGCTGGAAAAGCCGGTAGGCGTGCACCTGGATGAAGTCCGTGCGCTGGTGCAAGCCTCACGGCGCCATGGCGTGCCCGTACTGGTCGGCCACCATCGGCGGCACAACCCGCTGATCGCCCGGGCGCGTGGTTTGATCGCGCAGGGCGCCCTGGGCAGGCTGATTAATGTCACCGCGCTGTGGCAGCTGCAAAAGCCCGACAGCTACTTCGATACCCCTTGGCGTCGCGAACCGGGCGCCGGTTTTCTCCTCACCAACCTGATCCACGACCTGGACTTGCTGCGTTACCTGTGCGGCGAGGTCGTGCAGGTGCAGGCGTTCACCCGTAACGATGTGCGTGGGTTTGCCAATGAAGACAGCGCCGCGGTGCTGTTGCAATTCGCCAACGGGGCACTGGGCAGCCTGACAGGTTCTGACGCGGTGGCTGCGCCCTGGAGCTGGGAGCTGACCTCCGGCGAAAGCCCGATGTATCCGCGTCAGGATGGCCAGCCTTGCTATCTGCTGGCCGGCAGCCAGGGCGCATTGAGCATTCCGCAGCTCAAGCACTGGCACTACGCCGAAGCGGGGACGGGTTGGCACACACCCTTGCTGCAGGGCGAAACCGACCCGCCTGCAGGCGAGGCGTTGACCTTGCAGTTGCAGCACTTCATTCGCGTTGCCCGCGGTGAAGAGGCCCCCTTGACCGACGCCGCAGACGGCGGCCGCACACTGGCCCTGGTCGAGGCGATCCGCCAGGCCGCCGAAAGCGGCCGAGCCTGTGCCCCGGCGCTTATGGACTGACGCGCCCGCTCAGCCGCTAGCCCTTCATTGACACCTTTAATTGCCTTCTGGTGACAGACATGACTGATCGTATCTTTTCCCTTGCCGCGCTGACGGTGCTGGAGCTTTCCCCGCCTGCCATGGTGGAAGCTGCCGCCCGCGCCGGCTACAGCCACGTGGGCCTGCGCCTGGTGGCGGCGACCCCAGAGGAACAGCACTTCCCGCTGGTGGCCGACGCCGACCTGCGCCGACAGACCCAGGCGCGCCTGCGCGATACCGGCATCCAGGTTCTCGACCTGGAAATCCTCCGGCTCAAGCCTGAAACCTGTGTTGCTGATTTCGAAGCCATCCTGGCGGTGGGTGCCGAGTTGGGCGGCAGCGAGTTGCTGGTGGCCGGCAATGATCCTGACGAGGCCCGCCTTACTGACCGCTTTGCCGAACTGTGCGACCTGGCGGCGGGTTACGGCATCCACCCGCATCTGGAATTCATGCCCTGGACTGACGTTCGCGATTTGCAGCAAGCCATGCGCATCGTTGCCAACGCGGACCGGGCAAACGGCTGCGTGCTGGTGGACGCGTTCCATTTCAACCGCTCCGCTTCCTCGCTCGACGACCTGGCGCGCCTGGCACCGCAACGCATGCGCTATGCCCAGCTGTGCGACGTGGCCGGCCCTGTGCCGGACGACATGGACGAAATCCTGCGTCAGGCGCGCAACGAGCGGCGCTTCCCGGGTGATGGCGATGCCGACCTGATCGGCCTGTTGCGTGGTTTGCCGGCTACAGTGCCGCTGAGCCTGGAGATTCCGACGCGGCAGTTGCTGGAGCAGGGGGTGAGTGGCGAGCAGCGTGCGCGAATGGCGCTGGAAAAGGCCAAGGCGGTATTGGCGCGGGTTTGAACTTCAGCAAGAACCGGGGCCGCTGAGCGGCCCATCGCCTGTAGAAAACTAATATTTCGTCGATTTATCAATAACCAGTGGGAGCGGGCTTGCCCCGCGAACACCGGCGAAGCCGGTGCCAGGCAACGCGTGGCCCCATTCGCGGGGCAAGCCCGCTCCCACAATTTGCCCCGTGTTCCGCACTACAGCGCAGCCCCAAAAAAAGATACTGGCGCGGGTTTGAACTTCAGCAAGAACTGGGACCGCTGAGCGGCCCATCGCCCGCAGGCCAGCGCCCGTAGAAAAAAACATTTCATCTATTTATCAATAACTTGTGGGAGCGGGCTTGCCCCGCGAACACCGGCGAAGCCGGTGCCAGGCAATGCGTGGCCCCATTCGCGGGGCAAGCCCGCTCCCACAAAATTTGCCCCGTGTTCCGCACTACAGGGCAGCCCCAAAAAAAGATACTGGCGCGGGTTTGAACTTCAGCAAGAACTGGGGCCGCTGAGCGGCCCATCGCCCGCAGGCCAGCGCCCGTAGAAAAAACATTTCATCTATTTATCAATAACCTGTGGGAGCGGGCTTGCCCCGCGAACACCGGCGAAGCCGGTGCCAGGCAACGCGTGGCCCCATTCGCGGGGCAAGCCCGTTCCCACAAAATTTGCCCCGTGTTCTGCACTACAGCGCAGCCGCAAAAAAAGAGGCTCCGAAGAGCCCAATAGAGGAAATCTGGGTTGGCCTTTAAGCGGCCTCGATCCCACGCGGCG
The sequence above is drawn from the Pseudomonas putida genome and encodes:
- a CDS encoding sugar phosphate isomerase/epimerase family protein, translated to MTDRIFSLAALTVLELSPPAMVEAAARAGYSHVGLRLVAATPEEQHFPLVADADLRRQTQARLRDTGIQVLDLEILRLKPETCVADFEAILAVGAELGGSELLVAGNDPDEARLTDRFAELCDLAAGYGIHPHLEFMPWTDVRDLQQAMRIVANADRANGCVLVDAFHFNRSASSLDDLARLAPQRMRYAQLCDVAGPVPDDMDEILRQARNERRFPGDGDADLIGLLRGLPATVPLSLEIPTRQLLEQGVSGEQRARMALEKAKAVLARV
- a CDS encoding Gfo/Idh/MocA family protein, whose protein sequence is MNSPLRIALIGAGIMGRQHYQHLRQVPQAQLCAVADPGPQAEAFAAECGVAYYADHRQMLTHVKPEAVIVANPNNLHVATALDCIEAGVPVLLEKPVGVHLDEVRALVQASRRHGVPVLVGHHRRHNPLIARARGLIAQGALGRLINVTALWQLQKPDSYFDTPWRREPGAGFLLTNLIHDLDLLRYLCGEVVQVQAFTRNDVRGFANEDSAAVLLQFANGALGSLTGSDAVAAPWSWELTSGESPMYPRQDGQPCYLLAGSQGALSIPQLKHWHYAEAGTGWHTPLLQGETDPPAGEALTLQLQHFIRVARGEEAPLTDAADGGRTLALVEAIRQAAESGRACAPALMD